The genomic DNA TATTTCTTACTCTAGTTTATAGTATCGCTATAATAATGAGTATGGAAACAGCTACAAAAGAAGAGGCTTGGCAAAAAGCAGTTAAACAAGTTCTTGCGATACAGGATAAGCTAGGCATGCCGATCGATAAAGAAATTACCGAGGCGGTAGCAGCTTTAAGATTGCATGGGTTTAACACTATAAGCTCTTGCGGAGGTCATGTTGCCAGGAACACAGGAGGCCCTTATGTGCTTTTTGAGTCACAGTTAGCACTTCACCATGCACAAGAAGCAAGAAAGTTAGTGGATCATAAGCAAAAATATTTAGCCCTCCGCAAAAAGGCAAAAGACGCTTCGGCGCTGGAAATCAACAAATTGTTAGTACTGTTAGAAAACTTTTATGCAAACAGGCAGGTTGCGTACAGACAACAAATAGTAGTGCAATACATGCCACTGTCAATTTATAGCCTGCACATAGTAGGGGCAGAGGCTATGGAAACTGTTTACGGGGTGTATAAATCCGCCACACTGCAGCTTTACCAAAAAGAGTTTGCCGATTTTTCCGAATACCTTAAAAAAGAGTTTTTTGCGAAGTGATAAAATGATGACACTCCCCCTGCCGGTACTGGGCCGGCAGAGGGGGTGTGTTACCGTTGCGGCGAGACGGCACACGACGCCTTCGCCCTTGCACTTGTCGCACTCCCTGCTGTCGGAGCTGTTGGGGTCGCTGATGACCATGTCATCGTTCGGCACCCAGCCGCGTCCATCGCACTTGTCGCAGACGTCCATGCATTCCACCTCCCTTCAAAGGTAGACAACGGGAAAATATTATATCACACATTTTAATTAAGTAAACTTAGTTGCTTATTTACAGAGCACTTTTCAGTCGCCGGGCATACTTTTGATGAAGTGGGGCGCGGCAGACATCGCAGTTCTCCTCGATACTGGACGAGGCGCTCCATAGCCGCCAGGCCTTGGAGAACGGCAGGATGTCGGTGTAGCCGATAAGATCGGCGGCGCGGCGCAGCACGGAGCCGGGAGTACCGCCAAAGACCAGCGGGCCGTACTCAAAGATTGACCAGTTATCGCCGACCGGAATGACCACCGGCGGCTTACGCGCTTTGTATGCCTTGGGTGGTATTTGTTTCAGCTGGCGCTTAAGGTTACGGGCGACGAAATCACCGTCGTAGAGCGCGGTCTGGGCCAAGCCGGAGTACGGCGTGGCAGCATTGTCACCGATGACATAGACGGAGGCCGCCGCCTGCATGAAGGCATCCACCTGGACCTTGCCGTTGGGCGCAAGCGTGAACTCATTGATATTCTCTTTGAAGAAGGGGTTGTTAGTGACACCGGAGGTCCAGATGACGGAATCGCTCTTGACCTTCTCGCCGCTGATGGTGACGGTCTGGGCGGTCTCTGCCTCCACCTTGGCACCGGTCATGACTTTTACGCCAAGTGATTTCAGGCGGTCCTCTACCAGCTGCGAGGCTTTCTCGCTCATGCGCGGTACCAGCCGGGGCGCCGCCTCTACCAGCATGACCTTCGGCTTCTTGTGCTTCAGGCCATGGCACTGGGCGATATGCTTGACGTATATGCCCAGCGACGCGCTCAGCTCGACGCCGGTCGGGCCGCCGCCGATGACGACGTAGGTTTCATCAAGCTGTTTTTGGTTGACGATCTGGTGGTGGATATGTTCTTTCAGGTCGGCGACTTCAGATTCCCCCTTGATACCGTACGAATACTTATCAAGCCCTTTGATGCCAAAATAATTGGTAACGACGCCAAGCGCCAGCACCAGGTAGTCATACGCGTACGAGGCGCCGGATTCCGCTTTCAGCCGCTTTTTGGCAACATTGACTGACTTGAGTTTGTCGTAGACGACGGTGATGGAAGGGTACTCGGCAAAAATCTCATCAAGCGGAATAATCGACTCATTGTAAGAATGGCCGGTTGCCGTGGCATACAGGGCCGGGTAATAGCGGAAGGTCGGCCGGTCGGCGATGACGGTAATTTTGTAGGGCGTGGAGCGGGCCAGCTGCATAGCGGTACGGATGCCGCCAAAGCCTGCACCGGCGATGATGATGTGTTGATTTGAGTGCATATTAACCCTTAATATAACTGACTTGGCCGCCCAGCAAAAGCCCGTGACGTTACAAGCATATGCGTGGTATGATGAGCATAATCGGCATATCTTAAGAGCATAAGAGATAAAGGTGACAGATGTATAAAATCGCAAAAATCATTCCCTGGGTGGTCATCCCCCTCATATTCGTCGTGATCGGGGTGCTGATGCAAGGGAAGTCAATCGCAGTGCTGCAACCGGCGGGTCAGATAGCAGCCCAGCAGCGCGACCTGCTGCTGTACGCCACATTGCTGATTCTCATCGTCGTCATCCCGGTGTTCGTCCTGGCCTTTACCATTGCCTGGCGCTACCGCGAAACCAACCCAAAGTCGGCCGAGCGCTACCATCCGGAGCTGGACGGCGACAAGCGCATGGAGGCCGTCTGGTGGGGCATCCCACTGGTCATCATCGGCGTGCTGTCAGTCATGATCTGGACCAGCAGCCACAATCTCGACCCCTACAAACCGTTGGCCAGCAACAAGGAAGCCTTCAGGGTGCAGGTGGTCGCTATGAAGTACAAGTGGCTCTTTATCTACCCCGAACAGGACATCGCGTCGGTCAACCATCTTAAGATTCCTGTCGGCCGCCCCGTCGAGTTTGACGTGACTTCCGACGCACCCATGAACTCTTTCTGGATTCCCCGGCTCGGCGGCCAGGTCTATGCCATGGCCGGCATGAACACGAAGCTGCACCTGATTGCCGACCAGAAGGGGACGTTCCGCGGTTCCTCTGCCAATATCAGCGGCGAAGGCTTTGCCGACATGCATTTTTCGGTTGAAGCGATCAGTCCCTCCGAGCTGAACGCCTGGGCACGTGGCGTCCGCCAGAATAATGAACGCCTCAGTGTCCGCAGCTACAGCACGCTGGCCAGACCAGGCACAGTGGAGTCGCCACGCTACTATTCACTTGGCACCGACAACCTTTACGACACCATCCTGGCCAAGTATATGCATCCAGGCGGGCATGAGGTGACGGCACCCGCCAAGCACAGCCACAAGCAATCCGGCGGCCGCCAGCACGATCACGGCAGCCAGTCAGCCGACGAATACCACAGCCACACAAAAGTAACCCCGGAAAAGGAACACCACTGATGCTAGGACGACTCTCCCTCGACGCGCTACCCCATGACATGATTGTGCTTGGCGGTGCCGTCACCATGGCCGGTGGCGGGCTGCTGGCAGTCGCCGCCCTGTTTTATTTCAAGCGCTGGACCTGGCTCTGGAAAGAGTGGCTGACATCGCTCGATCCTAAACGCATCGGCCTGATGTACGGCGTCATCGGCGTGCTGATGCTGCTGCGCGGCATCATGGACACCGTCCTGTTGCGCACCCAACAGGCTGTGGCAGCCGGTGGCGGCGGTCCTTTGACGGCCGATCACTTCCAGCAGATTGCCACGGCACACGGCACCATCATGATCTTCTTCGTGGCCATGGGCATCATGTTCGCCCTCATCAACCTGATACTGCCATTACAGCTAGGCGCGCGTGATGTCGCCTTTCCATTCCTGAATTCCATCAGCTTCTGGCTGTTTGCCGCCGGCTTCGTACTGATGAATATCTCGCTGATCATCGGCGAATTCGCTGCCACCGGCTGGCTGGCCTATCCGCCGCTCTCGGGCATTGCAGACAGCCCGGGAGTCGGGGTGGATTATTGGATATGGAGCCTGCAGATCGCCGGCGTCGGCAGCCTGCTCTCCGGCATTAACTTCCTGGTGACCATCCTCAAGATGCGCGCACCGGGCATGACGCTGCGCAAGATGCCCATCTTTGCCTGGAGCGTACTGGGCAGCATGCTGCTGGTACTGTTCGCATTCCCGATTCTGACCGCAACCCTCGCCATGCTGTCGCTTGACCGGCTGATTGGCACGCACTTCTTCACTTCCGACTTCGGCGGCAATCCGATGATGTACATCAACCTTATCTGGGCCTGGGGCCATCCGGAAGTGTATATCCTGATTCTGCCAGCCTTTGGTATCTTTTCAGAGATCGTGGCAACGTTCTCACGCAAACGGCTCTTCGGCTACATGTCGATGGTCTGGGCCATCGGTGCCATCACCTTCCTGTCATTCATCGTCTGGCTGCACCACTTCTTCACGATGGGCGGCGGCGCCAGTGTCAACACCTTCTTTGGCATCATGACGGCGGTCATTGCCGTGCCGACCGGCGTGAAGGTCTTTAACTGGCTGTTCACCATGTACCGCGGGCGCATCCGCTTTACAACGCCGATGCTGTGGTTCATGGGCTTTGTCACTACCTTCACCATCGGTGGGGCGACCGGTGTGCTGATGTCCGTGCCAGCCATCGATTTCCAGGTCCACAACAGCCTGTTTCTGGTGGCGCATTTCCACAACATGATCATCGGCGGCGTGCTGTTCGGCTACTTCGCCGGCATTACCTATTGGTTCCCTAAGGTCTTTGGCTTTTCGCTCAACGAGAAAATCGGCAAGGCAGCCTTTTGGAGCTGGTTGATTGGCTTTTTGTTGGCCTTCATGCCAATCTACGCGCTCGGTCTGATGGGCGCCACCCGTCGCCTCGACCACTACGACGCCTCGTTAGGCTGGCAAGGCCTGTTTATCGTCGCTGCCTGCGGCGTGGCGGTCATCCTGCTGGGCGTCGGCCTGCAGGTACTCCAGGTCGCCTACAGCGTCTGGAAGCGCAAGCAGCAATTGGATACCACTGGCGACCCGTGGGACGGCCGCACGCTCGAGTGGGCCACCAGCTCTCCGGCTCCAAGCTATAACTTTGCCGTCATCCCGGCCGTCACTGACCGCGACGCCTTCTGGGCAATGAAGGAGGCCGGCAAAAAACCGCCGACGCACTACGAGGACATCGAGCTGCCCCGCAATTCCGGCTTCGGACCGATGATCGGCGGCGCTGCCTTCGTCTTCGGCTTTGCCATCATCTGGCACATCTGGTGGCTGGCTATCATCGCGTTTGCGGCCCTCGTCTGCCTGATCATCATCCGCAGCTTCGACACGGAGACCGAATACACTATCACCGCCGCCGAAGTCACCACTATCGAAAAAGCCCGCCGGGCAGGAGGGAAGTCATGAGCCGCGCCGCCACACTCGCCGGCCCACAGCACGTCGGCAACCATCAGCACGGACACGGGCAGGATGCCGCCAAGGTCTCCCTGGGTTTCTGGATATACCTGATGACTGACTGCGTGCTGTTCGCCACCTTGTTTGCCACCTACGCCGTACTGCAAGGCAACACCTTTGGCGGTCCCGGCGCGAAAGAGCTGTTCAGTCTGCCGTTCGTGCTTGTTGAGACACTTATCCTGCTGACCAGCAGCTTTACCAGCGGCTTGATCCTGGTGGCGTTGCAGGCCCGCAAGCGCCAGCTGGTACTGCTATGGCTGGGTGTCACCATGGCGCTTGGCGCCGCATTCCTGAGTATGGAGCTCTACGAATTCAATGAGCTGATACATGAGGGCAACAGCTGGCAGCGCAGCGGCTTCCTCTCCGCCTTCTTCACGTTGGTGGGGACGCACGGACTGCATATTGCCACCGGCCTGCTGTGGGCCGCCGTACTGGGCTTTATGATCATCCGGCGCGGCCTGACACCCATGGCGGGCAAGCGGCTGATACTGTTCGGCCTGTTCTGGCATTTTTTGGATATCGTCTGGATCTTCATCTTCACCTTCGTCTACCTAATGGGAGCCTTATAGCATGAGCAAGACACTGCAGAGCCCACCGGCAATCGAGGACGAGACTAAAGTCTCGGCCGGCAAGTACGTCGTCGGTTTCATTATGTCGTTGGCCCTGACCCTGGCCGCATATTTTTTGGTAACCGGCCAAGCCGATGGCGGACGATCACTTTCATACTGGGGCCTGGTCTTCATCCTGTCCGGATTGGCGGTCTGCCAACTGCTGGTGCAGCTTGTCTACTTTTTGCACCTGGGGCGGGAGGCGCGGCCACGCTGGAACCTTATGGCTTTCTTCTTTGCGGTCGTGGTGGTGGTTATCGTGGTCATCGGCTCGATCTGGATCATGGGGCACCTCAATTACAACATGATGCCGCATGAGATGGATGATTACATGCGCAAACAGAACGACAGGGGCTTTTAGCCGTCTTGACAGATAATGCTAAAGGTTTTCATGTGAAAAATTATTATCTGCTGACCAAGCCGGGCATCGTGTACGGCAATGCGCTGTCGGCGGTGGGCGGCTTCTTCCTGGGCGCGGCCGGCGTGGTTGATTTCGGTGTCTTCGCAGCTATGTTGTTCGGCATCTCGCTGGTCATCGCTTCGGCCTGCGTCTTCAATAATTATCTTGACCAGGGCATTGACGCCAAGATGCTGCGCACCAAAGGGCGGGCGCTGGTCAGCGGGGAGGTCAGCGGGACGGCGGCGTTGGTGTTCGGGACCATCCTGGGCGTCATCGGCTTCAGTCTGCTGTATAAGTACACGACGTATTGGGCCTTGTACCTGGCGGCCATCGGCTGGTTTGTCTACGTGGTGCTGTATGGCGTTTCCAAGCGGCGGAGCGTACACGGTACGTTGGTGGGCAGCATTTCCGGCTCGATGCCGATCGTGGTGGGGTATACCGCCGCCACTAACCAGTTCGACCTGACCGCCTGGCTGCTCTTTGCCATCATGACGGCCTGGCAGATGCCACATTTCTATGCCATTTCCTTGTTCCGGCGCAACGATTACGCCCAGGCTGAGCTGCCGGTACTGGCGGTGGTGAAAAGCCGGCTGGTAGTAAAACAGTATATCGCGGTCTATATCATATTGTTCTGGCTGGCCTGTGTGGGGCTGTGGGCTGTTGGCGGGGCAGGCTTCGTGTTCATAGGAGCGATGTCGGTCATCAGTCTGCTGTGGGCGCGGCTGGCGCTGCAGGGATTACGCAGCCGCACTGCCAGTGCCCAGGCAGACGAGACATGGGCGCGGAAGGTGTTTGGGCAGTCTTTACGGGCGCTTTTGGTGCTGTGTGTGGTGATTTCGGTTGAGTTCGTTTTGCCATAACCAGTGAAGTCCTTATTGTTGTTGTATATTGACTTATTTAGTTTTTTGTGATATAATGTATAGGTTGTCGAACTCTGTTTCCGCACTTTCGCTGACACCCGACCCCAAGGAGTGGTTCTTTTGACCGCCAACCCCGACGCCATCGTCGCCCTGGACCCCGCGCCCGAGGCGTGCCTGACGCCCCAGGTCGTGAACCTCGAGTTCCACGGCAGCACCATCACCGTCACGCTGCTGCTCAACGACCTGTACTACACGCTCGAGCGGGTCCGCCCGGACTTCCCGGCGTTGGCCGGGCAGCGGCTG from Candidatus Saccharibacteria bacterium includes the following:
- the cyoE gene encoding protoheme IX farnesyltransferase; its protein translation is MKNYYLLTKPGIVYGNALSAVGGFFLGAAGVVDFGVFAAMLFGISLVIASACVFNNYLDQGIDAKMLRTKGRALVSGEVSGTAALVFGTILGVIGFSLLYKYTTYWALYLAAIGWFVYVVLYGVSKRRSVHGTLVGSISGSMPIVVGYTAATNQFDLTAWLLFAIMTAWQMPHFYAISLFRRNDYAQAELPVLAVVKSRLVVKQYIAVYIILFWLACVGLWAVGGAGFVFIGAMSVISLLWARLALQGLRSRTASAQADETWARKVFGQSLRALLVLCVVISVEFVLP
- a CDS encoding FAD-dependent oxidoreductase, which gives rise to MHSNQHIIIAGAGFGGIRTAMQLARSTPYKITVIADRPTFRYYPALYATATGHSYNESIIPLDEIFAEYPSITVVYDKLKSVNVAKKRLKAESGASYAYDYLVLALGVVTNYFGIKGLDKYSYGIKGESEVADLKEHIHHQIVNQKQLDETYVVIGGGPTGVELSASLGIYVKHIAQCHGLKHKKPKVMLVEAAPRLVPRMSEKASQLVEDRLKSLGVKVMTGAKVEAETAQTVTISGEKVKSDSVIWTSGVTNNPFFKENINEFTLAPNGKVQVDAFMQAAASVYVIGDNAATPYSGLAQTALYDGDFVARNLKRQLKQIPPKAYKARKPPVVIPVGDNWSIFEYGPLVFGGTPGSVLRRAADLIGYTDILPFSKAWRLWSASSSIEENCDVCRAPLHQKYARRLKSAL
- the cyoC gene encoding cytochrome o ubiquinol oxidase subunit III; this encodes MSRAATLAGPQHVGNHQHGHGQDAAKVSLGFWIYLMTDCVLFATLFATYAVLQGNTFGGPGAKELFSLPFVLVETLILLTSSFTSGLILVALQARKRQLVLLWLGVTMALGAAFLSMELYEFNELIHEGNSWQRSGFLSAFFTLVGTHGLHIATGLLWAAVLGFMIIRRGLTPMAGKRLILFGLFWHFLDIVWIFIFTFVYLMGAL
- the cyoA gene encoding ubiquinol oxidase subunit II encodes the protein MYKIAKIIPWVVIPLIFVVIGVLMQGKSIAVLQPAGQIAAQQRDLLLYATLLILIVVIPVFVLAFTIAWRYRETNPKSAERYHPELDGDKRMEAVWWGIPLVIIGVLSVMIWTSSHNLDPYKPLASNKEAFRVQVVAMKYKWLFIYPEQDIASVNHLKIPVGRPVEFDVTSDAPMNSFWIPRLGGQVYAMAGMNTKLHLIADQKGTFRGSSANISGEGFADMHFSVEAISPSELNAWARGVRQNNERLSVRSYSTLARPGTVESPRYYSLGTDNLYDTILAKYMHPGGHEVTAPAKHSHKQSGGRQHDHGSQSADEYHSHTKVTPEKEHH
- the cyoB gene encoding cytochrome o ubiquinol oxidase subunit I, giving the protein MLGRLSLDALPHDMIVLGGAVTMAGGGLLAVAALFYFKRWTWLWKEWLTSLDPKRIGLMYGVIGVLMLLRGIMDTVLLRTQQAVAAGGGGPLTADHFQQIATAHGTIMIFFVAMGIMFALINLILPLQLGARDVAFPFLNSISFWLFAAGFVLMNISLIIGEFAATGWLAYPPLSGIADSPGVGVDYWIWSLQIAGVGSLLSGINFLVTILKMRAPGMTLRKMPIFAWSVLGSMLLVLFAFPILTATLAMLSLDRLIGTHFFTSDFGGNPMMYINLIWAWGHPEVYILILPAFGIFSEIVATFSRKRLFGYMSMVWAIGAITFLSFIVWLHHFFTMGGGASVNTFFGIMTAVIAVPTGVKVFNWLFTMYRGRIRFTTPMLWFMGFVTTFTIGGATGVLMSVPAIDFQVHNSLFLVAHFHNMIIGGVLFGYFAGITYWFPKVFGFSLNEKIGKAAFWSWLIGFLLAFMPIYALGLMGATRRLDHYDASLGWQGLFIVAACGVAVILLGVGLQVLQVAYSVWKRKQQLDTTGDPWDGRTLEWATSSPAPSYNFAVIPAVTDRDAFWAMKEAGKKPPTHYEDIELPRNSGFGPMIGGAAFVFGFAIIWHIWWLAIIAFAALVCLIIIRSFDTETEYTITAAEVTTIEKARRAGGKS
- the cyoD gene encoding cytochrome o ubiquinol oxidase subunit IV, giving the protein MSKTLQSPPAIEDETKVSAGKYVVGFIMSLALTLAAYFLVTGQADGGRSLSYWGLVFILSGLAVCQLLVQLVYFLHLGREARPRWNLMAFFFAVVVVVIVVIGSIWIMGHLNYNMMPHEMDDYMRKQNDRGF